GTGCCCGATTCTCATCCGTTTTTTCGGATTAAAAGGGGCTGCGATGGCTACAGTGGCAGGAAGAAGTTCCGGTGTGCTCTTTCAATCTTATCACCTGTTCAGAGGAAGCGGTTTACTAAAAGTTCACCTGCCGCTTTTTCGATTCGACTCCCATGTAATCAGATCCATTCTGAACATCTCCTGGCCTGCTGCTTTTCAATTTATTATTTCCAGCGGAAGCTGGATTTTGATTGTCCGCTTGGTGGCTGAAACCGGCGGAACAACTGCGTCGGCAGGATGCCAGATTGCTTTGAGGAGTTTTATCTTTTTCATTCTTCCTGCCTGGGGATTGAGCAACGCGGCGGCGACATTGGTGGGTCAGAATCTCGGCGCCAAACAACTGCAGCGAGCGGAACAAAGTGTCATGCTCATAGCTAAATACAATACTGTTTTCATGAGCCTTGTGATGCTGCTTTTCTTGTTCTTTTCAACTCCTATCGTTCGATTCTTCTCGCAAGACGAATCGGTAATAAGGCATGGTGCATTATCTTTAGAAATTTTCGGATCGGGTTTCATCTTTTACGGAATCGCCATGGTTATGACCCAGGCACTTAATGGCGCAGGTGATACAAGGACGCCTACAGTGATCAATTTCGTTTGCTTCTGGCTGCTTCAAATTCCACTGGCTTACTTTTTGTCCGAAGGACTGAAAATGAATTGGTCGGGAGCACTGGTGGCAATACCGATAGCCGAAACTGTGATCGCGCTG
This sequence is a window from Candidatus Acidiferrales bacterium. Protein-coding genes within it:
- a CDS encoding MATE family efflux transporter, whose protein sequence is MLKIRNAISIIRQSLRSEELDYTQGSVPKAVILLAIPMILELSLESVFALVDMFFVGKLGRNAIATVGLTESVITIIYSISFGLSSAATAIVARRIGEKNHEAASKAGAQSLLVALVVAVALGTVGMIFSGNILALMGATPDVVRDGAIFTRIMFGGSLSIILLFLINGIFRGAGDPAMAMKSLWIASGVNIVLCPILIRFFGLKGAAMATVAGRSSGVLFQSYHLFRGSGLLKVHLPLFRFDSHVIRSILNISWPAAFQFIISSGSWILIVRLVAETGGTTASAGCQIALRSFIFFILPAWGLSNAAATLVGQNLGAKQLQRAEQSVMLIAKYNTVFMSLVMLLFLFFSTPIVRFFSQDESVIRHGALSLEIFGSGFIFYGIAMVMTQALNGAGDTRTPTVINFVCFWLLQIPLAYFLSEGLKMNWSGALVAIPIAETVIALVTWYYFKKGKWKEVKI